From Lysobacter silvisoli, the proteins below share one genomic window:
- a CDS encoding M2 family metallopeptidase: MKPLRALLALSIAAAVIGVAGCKKEPTPVTGPVATTAPKGETADEFIARVNAEYKALYPEMSSAQWLSATYINDDSALIAAKNNERWLQQLNSWIEQSKRFEGQQMSPQTARSIQLLKLMTAMPAPKDPAKLAELTKIAVKMDGMYGAGRYCKGEGEQNCRQLGDLEEVLRNSRDYDAQLDAWQGWHSIAQPMRKDYVRFVELVNEGARDMGYADTGEMWRSGYDMSPAEIAAETDRLWGQVKPLYEQLHCYARTQLDAKYGTDKGHVAGNMLPAHLMGNMWQQDWGNLWDILQPYKDAGSLDITSALAAQYQQQLDAQMAKNPDSQEPQQQAQLEVDAATATAKLMTERAQDFYVSLGMPKLPESYWSKTQFVKPRDRDVVCHASAWDMNMAGDVRTKMCIKPNEEDFTTIYHELGHVYYYMAYNQQPPLFQGGAHDGFHEAIGDTIVLAMTPKYLQSIGLVGDQQQSQEALINAQMRMALAKVSFLPFGLMIDRWRWGVFDGSIKPADYNKAWWQLKAKYQGVAPASARGEEFFDPGAKYHVPGNTPYTRYFLSHVLQFQFYKSLCDAAGYKSPLYECSFYGNKEAGKRFQAMLSKGQSQPWQQTLKELTGGEKMDASAVLEYFAPLQTWLKQQNEGKTCGWQADGKVAVAAKPAAGKG, translated from the coding sequence ATGAAGCCCTTACGCGCCCTGCTCGCGCTCAGCATCGCCGCCGCCGTCATCGGCGTGGCCGGTTGCAAGAAAGAACCGACCCCCGTCACCGGCCCGGTAGCGACCACCGCGCCCAAGGGCGAGACCGCCGACGAGTTCATCGCCCGCGTCAACGCCGAATACAAGGCCCTGTACCCCGAGATGAGCTCGGCGCAGTGGCTGTCGGCGACCTACATCAACGACGACAGCGCGCTGATCGCGGCCAAGAACAACGAGCGCTGGCTGCAGCAGCTCAACAGCTGGATCGAGCAGTCCAAGCGCTTCGAAGGCCAGCAGATGTCGCCGCAAACCGCGCGTTCGATCCAGCTGCTGAAGCTGATGACCGCGATGCCCGCGCCCAAGGACCCGGCCAAGCTGGCCGAGCTGACCAAGATCGCGGTCAAGATGGACGGCATGTACGGCGCCGGCCGCTACTGCAAGGGCGAAGGCGAGCAGAACTGCCGCCAGCTCGGCGACCTGGAAGAAGTGCTGCGCAACAGCCGCGACTACGACGCCCAGCTCGACGCCTGGCAGGGCTGGCACAGCATCGCCCAGCCGATGCGCAAGGACTACGTGCGTTTCGTCGAACTGGTCAACGAAGGCGCCCGCGACATGGGCTACGCCGACACCGGCGAGATGTGGCGCTCGGGCTACGACATGAGCCCGGCCGAGATCGCCGCCGAGACCGACCGCCTGTGGGGCCAGGTCAAGCCGCTGTACGAACAGCTCCACTGCTATGCGCGCACCCAGCTCGACGCCAAGTACGGCACCGACAAGGGCCACGTCGCCGGCAACATGCTGCCCGCGCACCTGATGGGCAACATGTGGCAGCAGGATTGGGGCAACCTCTGGGACATCCTGCAGCCGTACAAGGACGCCGGCAGCCTGGACATCACCAGCGCCCTGGCCGCGCAGTACCAGCAGCAGCTGGACGCGCAGATGGCCAAGAACCCGGATTCGCAGGAGCCGCAGCAGCAGGCCCAGCTGGAAGTCGACGCGGCCACCGCCACGGCCAAGCTGATGACCGAGCGCGCGCAGGACTTCTACGTCTCGCTGGGCATGCCCAAGCTGCCGGAGAGCTACTGGAGCAAGACCCAGTTCGTGAAGCCGCGCGACCGCGACGTGGTCTGCCACGCCAGCGCCTGGGACATGAACATGGCCGGCGACGTGCGCACCAAGATGTGCATCAAGCCCAACGAGGAAGACTTCACCACCATCTACCACGAGCTGGGCCATGTCTATTACTACATGGCCTACAACCAGCAGCCGCCGCTGTTCCAGGGCGGCGCGCACGACGGCTTCCACGAGGCCATCGGCGACACCATCGTGCTGGCGATGACGCCCAAATACCTGCAGTCGATCGGCCTGGTCGGCGACCAGCAGCAGAGCCAGGAAGCGCTGATCAACGCGCAGATGCGCATGGCCCTGGCCAAGGTTTCGTTCCTGCCGTTCGGCCTGATGATCGACCGCTGGCGCTGGGGCGTGTTCGACGGCTCGATCAAGCCGGCCGACTACAACAAGGCCTGGTGGCAGCTCAAGGCCAAGTACCAGGGCGTTGCTCCGGCCAGCGCGCGCGGCGAGGAATTCTTCGACCCGGGCGCGAAGTACCACGTGCCGGGCAACACCCCGTACACCCGCTACTTCCTCTCGCACGTGCTGCAGTTCCAGTTCTACAAGTCGCTGTGCGACGCGGCCGGCTACAAGAGCCCGCTGTACGAGTGCAGCTTCTACGGCAACAAGGAAGCCGGCAAGCGCTTCCAGGCCATGCTGAGCAAGGGCCAGAGCCAGCCCTGGCAGCAGACGCTGAAGGAGCTGACCGGCGGCGAGAAGATGGACGCCTCGGCGGTGCTGGAATACTTCGCGCCGCTGCAGACCTGGCTGAAGCAGCAGAACGAAGGCAAGACCTGCGGCTGGCAAGCCGATGGAAAGGTCGCCGTCGCGGCCAAGCCGGCGGCCGGCAAGGGCTGA